CATTTGGTCACAACCCCACCgagcaatatatttttaaacagtgTCTACATATGTGAGGCCAGAAAATGTCTCCAGCGATGTAGTACTGTTATTCCAGCTTGTGGCTAGTGAGATCTAATAACACATGTAAGCTGCTTTTATTACCTCTCCAGCTTGCTCACTAAGAAAACAGGCTTGGCATTAAAAGTCAACTGAGGCTATGTATGTATCACACCCAGCACTTAGGGTTCTGTGTCTCCTTCAGAAGTCACCCAATGCTGTCCCCCTTCAACCTATTTCAGTctatctggagatagaaacttcTTGGTATCCAACATATGTGCTCAGTTACAGTCCAGTGAGTAAGCCAGAAAGATCTCCcacacaggaagaaggaagagactcTCACGGAGCCAAGACAGAAGTCATGGAACCTGGACATGGAAAGGGGCAGAACTCTGTCCCAAGTTGACCAGTGGGCGCAGGGGTGGCACAAGCACATCACCACTTGTCTCCAGTTGTCCTGGACATGGACTGGGCTCATATGTGAAAGAGGCTCAAAATTCTGGGCTCTGAGGCCAcctcagatgcagatacttgcaccTTGTCTTCAGTGGGGGACTGACAGGCTTAGAGAATTAAAGGAACAGAGGGTAACCCCATGCATGGAGATATCTTTGTTGTAAGTAGACGGCTCCACTGCAGaagtgtgtgtgcgtttgtgtttgtgtatacgcACCTGTGTATGTacgtgcatgtgcatgcgtgtgtgcacgcCTGTGTAGTAAGGGAACTGAAGACTGCTTGCTTGCTGGTTATACCTGCCTGGTACAGAACAGGCACTATGAGCCTGCCTGCCTTGGGTCTGCCCATGGTCTGAAGAGCTTGACCAACTCTCCAGAGAACACTCCCTCACTAGCAAACAGATCTTCACTTCCTCAAACCAAACAATAATCAATGTTTTTATACATAACACCCAAAACTGATACTCACGCCATGGCACTGAGCAAGAGGCTCTTCCAGGTAGGCACAGAGTTGGTAGTGCCATGTTTTTCCCACCAGAGCCACCCATCCTAGAGTTAATGGTCACAAGGACCAATGTCACATACAGCACAGACCTTACCATCTTGGTCACATCCTATGACCTCTATAGCAGGCACCAAATGTAGCCAGCCCTCAGGCTTTGATAACTGTCCTGCTGATGGCTTCTAACTCCAAGCCCATCCTCCTCAGATCAATACCCAAGAGAAGTGCTGGCACAATGCTGGACTCCAAGACAAAGAGGACAACACAGAGGAACAGGAGCACGTGGGAGAGGCTCCTCCCACAACCAGTGCTAACTGTTGCAGACTAATAATTTCTGAGTGGTCTAACTGTTTGACAGTTCCCACCTTCCCTAACGTCATTACCCATGGCTCTGATCTAGGGATCAGCGTAATCCGAGTGATACTGAACACTGGTGGGTGGGTTTCCAGGAGAGGAGGTACCAGCAAAGGACTAGAAGAGGATTAATTAGTGTTTGGTCACACAGGACTCCTAGCCAATgcctgcctctcaccatctgtctGCTCTTGTTCCACTAGCAATGAGCTTAACAGGGAAAGAACATGCCTCCTTTTAAATGGAGAAAACCAGGTACTTAAAACTTAAAAGAACAGAAACGAAACctttgaaattttttctttttttttttttagggaactGACTCCTAAACATGTCTGAAAGTCACTGTGCACTTAAGCGGCTGGACCAGGAACAGAATCCCAGAAACAGTGAGGTGTTTCTGGAGTCTATTCTAGGCCACTGGGGCACTTACCTGTGCCATCTTGGCAAGGTCTAGAGAAGGTCTTTGCTCCTGCACTTCATCCGGACGCCGCCGTTTCACACCGATCTTCTTGTCATTAAGGACACAGGGCTGAGAGCGGCTGCGGGCAAGCCCACTGGAGCGTCTTGCCAGCTCTGGCGTTGAGGCAGGTGTGCTGTTGGCTGAGGGGGGACAGTATTCTGGGAAGGAAAACTGCTCATGCGAGCAAGAGAGGGACCGCTGCAGGTCCAGCCGGCCCCCTCCCACTGGGTGTGGGTCTGGGCTCCAGCTATCACCCGCCTGTCCACAGGGGGCTGAGCCTGGTGCTCCTTGGCAGGGTTGCCCCCCAAAGCGGTGGTGCAGGCTCGACTGGTGGCAAGGTGAAGAGAGCCCATTGGCCCTGGCAGGGAGGCTGAAGCTAGAGCTCCGCTGCATGGGGCTGACGCCATTGGAGTAGCGCTGGACGCTGCCTCCGCTGTAGCATCGTCTCTTCTCCACGGGAGTCCAGACTTTGGACCCCAAGGGCCGCCATGACGTCCGGCAACTGGACATCTCATCAGAGAAGGATAGTGACCGGCACTGGCGTTTGCtgggaggagctgaggggttCCCATTGTGGtcatttatgttgaggtctttgattagGCTGGTCACCGCACAGGCAGTCACTGCCTCCTGGTGCCACAGGGAGCCATCCTGACACTTTTCAGGCAGACATTCCCAGATGCTGGCGCTTGGCTGGTCAATCTGAAGAGGGCATTTTCTATCCAGGTCTCGCCATCTGTCATTTTCTGGTGCataaatacaaagagaaaatagGATCTGAGAGGCCTTCACAACAGCATTCTGTTCCTTTGTGAACAGCCTGTGTGCAACGTAGCCCTTGGCACCAGAAAGGTCCTCATAAACCAGCCAGCTCAACCTTACTTTATGGAtgaaaactgaggcccagagaggaggAAGGCCCAAGGTGCCCAGTTGGAAGCACAAGGCCAGAGATCCAGACC
This Mus musculus strain C57BL/6J chromosome 7, GRCm38.p6 C57BL/6J DNA region includes the following protein-coding sequences:
- the Fam53b gene encoding protein FAM53B isoform b (isoform b is encoded by transcript variant 3), whose product is MSQGPTLLSCGIMENDRWRDLDRKCPLQIDQPSASIWECLPEKCQDGSLWHQEAVTACAVTSLIKDLNINDHNGNPSAPPSKRQCRSLSFSDEMSSCRTSWRPLGSKVWTPVEKRRCYSGGSVQRYSNGVSPMQRSSSFSLPARANGLSSPCHQSSLHHRFGGQPCQGAPGSAPCGQAGDSWSPDPHPVGGGRLDLQRSLSCSHEQFSFPEYCPPSANSTPASTPELARRSSGLARSRSQPCVLNDKKIGVKRRRPDEVQEQRPSLDLAKMAQNCQTFSSLSCLNMGVDDHSSQSPFALVSSTRSWTALLSASSPGGRTPAGTPVPEPVPHSFDDQFTCQEDLSCDESDGCSLDEDCCRKGDPATSWRDRGACTNSLCSLDGELDIEQIENN
- the Fam53b gene encoding protein FAM53B isoform a (isoform a is encoded by transcript variant 2), which encodes MVMILRRSLINQGADSGAHRTFIPELHTPKMSQGPTLLSCGIMENDRWRDLDRKCPLQIDQPSASIWECLPEKCQDGSLWHQEAVTACAVTSLIKDLNINDHNGNPSAPPSKRQCRSLSFSDEMSSCRTSWRPLGSKVWTPVEKRRCYSGGSVQRYSNGVSPMQRSSSFSLPARANGLSSPCHQSSLHHRFGGQPCQGAPGSAPCGQAGDSWSPDPHPVGGGRLDLQRSLSCSHEQFSFPEYCPPSANSTPASTPELARRSSGLARSRSQPCVLNDKKIGVKRRRPDEVQEQRPSLDLAKMAQNCQTFSSLSCLNMGVDDHSSQSPFALVSSTRSWTALLSASSPGGRTPAGTPVPEPVPHSFDDQFTCQEDLSCDESDGCSLDEDCCRKGDPATSWRDRGACTNSLCSLDGELDIEQIENN